One segment of Streptomyces sp. NBC_00576 DNA contains the following:
- a CDS encoding VOC family protein, whose protein sequence is MAVQPEGTPCWADAMFSDVEGAKRFYGEVLGWTFGESSSEYGNYTQAYADGKAVAAVVPPMPGQEGQSAWCLYLASPDAAATASKIRDNGGELLMEPMQVGDFGTMCLARDPSGAVFGVWQAGTHEGFEAGPQQPGAYCWAEVFTRDAEKSDTFFPAVFGYSAKQMQDDAIDFRMYNLGDKTVLGRMRMTDDFPPEMPPYINVYFSVGNCDDAVATATKLGAVLRFGPMDSPFGRFAALSDPQGANFSVIDTTTTAGEMPKSADVT, encoded by the coding sequence ATGGCCGTGCAACCTGAGGGAACGCCCTGTTGGGCCGACGCGATGTTCAGTGACGTCGAGGGCGCCAAGCGCTTCTACGGCGAGGTGCTGGGCTGGACCTTCGGCGAGTCGTCGTCGGAGTACGGCAACTACACGCAGGCGTACGCCGACGGCAAGGCGGTCGCCGCCGTCGTCCCGCCCATGCCCGGGCAGGAGGGGCAGTCGGCGTGGTGCCTGTACCTCGCCTCGCCGGACGCCGCCGCCACCGCCTCGAAGATCCGCGACAACGGCGGCGAACTGCTCATGGAGCCGATGCAGGTGGGCGACTTCGGCACCATGTGCCTGGCCCGCGACCCCAGCGGTGCCGTCTTCGGTGTCTGGCAGGCCGGTACCCACGAAGGCTTCGAAGCGGGTCCGCAACAGCCCGGCGCCTACTGCTGGGCCGAGGTCTTCACGCGCGATGCCGAGAAGTCGGACACCTTCTTCCCGGCCGTCTTCGGCTACTCGGCGAAGCAGATGCAGGACGACGCCATCGACTTCCGTATGTACAACCTGGGCGACAAAACCGTCCTCGGCCGGATGCGGATGACGGACGACTTCCCGCCCGAGATGCCGCCGTACATCAACGTGTACTTCAGCGTCGGCAACTGCGACGACGCCGTCGCCACGGCCACCAAACTCGGCGCCGTGCTGCGCTTCGGGCCCATGGACAGCCCGTTCGGCCGGTTCGCCGCGCTGAGCGATCCGCAGGGCGCCAACTTCTCCGTCATCGACACCACGACAACGGCCGGCGAGATGCCCAAGTCGGCGGACGTGACCTGA
- a CDS encoding ribonuclease H family protein — protein MIERMRERVVAACDGASKGNPGPAGWAWVVADGSESPARWEAGPLGKATNNVAELTALERLLTAVAPDVPLEIRMDSQYAMKAVTTWLPGWKRKGWKTAAGKPVANQELVVRIDELLDGRSVEFRYVPAHQVDGDKLNDFADRAASQAAIVQQPAGSDLGSPEPPASPDTPRSSAPRTSSAKTSAAKASRPRSGNSNRTLKAKFPGRCVCGRAYAAGEAIAKNTQGWGHPECRTADA, from the coding sequence ATGATCGAGCGCATGCGTGAACGTGTGGTGGCCGCGTGCGACGGGGCTTCGAAGGGAAATCCAGGACCGGCGGGCTGGGCCTGGGTGGTGGCCGACGGCTCGGAGAGCCCCGCTCGCTGGGAGGCCGGGCCGCTCGGCAAAGCCACCAACAACGTCGCCGAACTCACCGCGCTGGAACGCCTGTTGACGGCCGTCGCACCGGACGTACCGCTGGAGATCCGGATGGACTCCCAGTACGCGATGAAGGCCGTCACGACCTGGCTGCCCGGCTGGAAGCGCAAGGGCTGGAAGACGGCCGCGGGCAAGCCGGTCGCCAACCAGGAACTCGTCGTCCGTATCGACGAACTGCTCGACGGCCGCTCGGTCGAGTTCCGGTACGTGCCCGCACACCAGGTCGACGGCGACAAGCTCAACGACTTCGCCGACCGCGCCGCCAGCCAGGCCGCCATCGTGCAGCAGCCGGCGGGCAGCGACCTCGGCTCCCCGGAGCCCCCGGCCTCGCCCGACACCCCGCGCTCCTCTGCCCCGAGGACATCCAGCGCGAAGACGTCCGCCGCGAAGGCGTCCCGGCCGCGCAGCGGCAACTCCAACCGGACCCTCAAGGCGAAGTTCCCCGGCCGCTGCGTCTGCGGACGCGCCTATGCGGCCGGCGAGGCGATCGCCAAGAACACCCAGGGCTGGGGTCACCCGGAGTGCCGTACGGCCGACGCGTAG
- a CDS encoding VOC family protein → MTTDGFTTCLWFDGQAEEAAHYYVSVFKNSKLGRIGYYNEAGPAPAGGVLAVDFVANGQKFVAINGGPQFKFSEAVSFQIYCADQAEVDHYWAKLTEGGGEGGPCGWLKDKYGLSWQVIPDGLIEMLSDPDQEKAVRTTKAMYAMGKLDIAALKKAYAGE, encoded by the coding sequence ATGACCACCGACGGATTCACCACGTGTCTCTGGTTCGACGGCCAGGCCGAGGAAGCCGCGCACTACTACGTCTCGGTCTTCAAGAACTCGAAGCTCGGCAGGATCGGCTACTACAACGAGGCCGGCCCCGCCCCCGCCGGCGGCGTGCTGGCCGTCGACTTCGTGGCCAACGGCCAGAAGTTCGTCGCCATTAACGGTGGCCCGCAGTTCAAGTTCAGCGAGGCCGTCTCCTTCCAGATCTACTGCGCGGACCAGGCAGAGGTCGACCACTACTGGGCCAAGCTCACCGAGGGCGGCGGCGAGGGCGGCCCCTGCGGGTGGCTCAAGGACAAGTACGGCCTGTCCTGGCAGGTCATCCCCGACGGCCTCATCGAGATGCTCAGCGACCCGGACCAGGAGAAGGCCGTCCGCACCACCAAGGCCATGTACGCGATGGGCAAGCTGGACATCGCCGCCCTGAAGAAGGCGTACGCGGGGGAGTAG
- a CDS encoding cholesterol oxidase substrate-binding domain-containing protein has protein sequence MTDHLVRSDGSDTPEDNDTAWTRRGFLLGAASLALVAITVDPAVAAAELPDFPADVTPYRSGYRNWVGEITADGLWACAPAAPGQVVDVVNWAWRHGWTVRARGSAHGWSPLTITDGTESDAPVLIVDTAPHLTGLALASTGPAAVRAGTGVTLEALLTYLEQRGLGVTAAPAPGDLTLGGALAVDAHGTAVPAVGETRLPGHTYGSLSNLVLSLTAVVWDEGSGTYVLRTFERDEEDCAALLTHLGRSLVVEVVLRVGANTNLRCVSRTDISATELFAAPGSGGRTFASFLDEAGRVETIWFAFTEFPWLKVWSIAPTRPLTSRRVSAPYNYPFSDNVPTVVADLVGRILSDGAWYLAPVLGNAQLDVAALGLVTTLSADIWGPSKNTLLYVRPTTLRVTANGYAVLTSRAQVQRVVAEFTAFYRERLAAYAALGRFPVNGTVEIRTTGLDRPSDSGSADAHAPLLSALRPVDGHPEWDTAVWLDVLTLPGTPYAEAFFRELEQFLLGTYDGGHALTRVEWSKGWGYTDSAGWSDEEVIGTAVPASYGDAVWQEAVGTLDRLDPHGVFGNAFLDRLLR, from the coding sequence GTGACTGATCACCTGGTGCGATCCGACGGCTCCGACACCCCCGAGGACAACGACACCGCGTGGACGCGCCGCGGTTTCCTGCTCGGCGCGGCCTCGCTCGCCCTCGTGGCGATCACGGTCGACCCGGCCGTCGCCGCCGCCGAGCTTCCCGATTTTCCGGCGGACGTCACGCCCTACCGCTCCGGCTACCGCAACTGGGTCGGCGAGATCACCGCCGACGGGCTGTGGGCGTGCGCGCCGGCCGCCCCCGGCCAGGTGGTCGACGTCGTCAACTGGGCCTGGCGGCACGGCTGGACGGTCCGCGCCCGGGGCTCCGCGCACGGCTGGTCACCCCTGACGATCACCGACGGTACGGAGTCCGACGCACCCGTCCTGATCGTCGACACCGCTCCCCATCTCACCGGCCTCGCCCTGGCGTCCACCGGCCCGGCCGCCGTGCGTGCCGGCACCGGGGTCACTCTGGAGGCCCTGCTCACCTACCTGGAGCAGCGAGGCCTCGGGGTCACCGCCGCGCCCGCGCCCGGTGACCTCACGCTGGGCGGCGCGCTGGCCGTCGACGCCCACGGCACCGCCGTACCTGCCGTCGGAGAGACCCGGCTGCCCGGACACACGTACGGCTCGCTCAGCAACCTCGTGCTGTCGCTGACGGCGGTCGTGTGGGACGAGGGCTCGGGCACCTATGTCCTGCGCACTTTCGAGCGCGACGAGGAGGACTGCGCGGCGCTCCTGACGCACCTCGGCCGGTCCCTGGTCGTCGAGGTCGTGCTGCGGGTGGGGGCGAACACGAACCTGCGCTGCGTCAGCCGTACGGACATTTCGGCGACCGAACTGTTCGCGGCGCCCGGCAGCGGCGGGCGCACCTTCGCGAGCTTCCTGGACGAGGCGGGGCGGGTCGAGACGATCTGGTTCGCCTTCACCGAGTTCCCCTGGCTGAAGGTGTGGAGCATCGCGCCGACCAGGCCGTTGACCTCACGGCGCGTGTCGGCGCCGTACAACTATCCCTTCTCCGACAACGTCCCGACCGTGGTGGCGGACCTCGTCGGGCGGATCCTGTCCGACGGGGCCTGGTATCTCGCCCCGGTGCTCGGCAACGCGCAGTTGGACGTGGCCGCGCTCGGGCTCGTGACGACGCTGTCGGCGGACATCTGGGGGCCGTCGAAGAACACGCTCCTGTACGTCAGGCCGACGACTCTGCGGGTCACCGCGAACGGGTACGCGGTGCTGACCAGCCGGGCCCAAGTGCAGCGCGTTGTCGCGGAGTTCACCGCGTTCTACCGGGAACGCCTGGCCGCGTACGCCGCGTTGGGCCGCTTCCCGGTCAACGGCACCGTCGAGATCCGCACCACGGGCCTCGACCGCCCGTCGGACTCCGGATCGGCCGACGCCCACGCCCCGCTGCTGTCCGCGCTGCGACCGGTCGACGGGCATCCCGAGTGGGACACCGCGGTCTGGCTGGACGTACTGACGCTGCCCGGGACGCCGTACGCGGAGGCGTTCTTCCGGGAACTCGAACAGTTCCTGCTCGGGACGTACGACGGCGGGCACGCGCTGACCAGGGTCGAGTGGTCCAAGGGGTGGGGGTACACGGACTCGGCCGGCTGGAGCGACGAGGAGGTCATCGGCACCGCGGTGCCGGCCTCCTACGGGGACGCCGTGTGGCAGGAGGCCGTCGGAACCCTGGACCGGCTCGACCCGCACGGCGTGTTCGGGAACGCGTTCCTCGACCGGCTGCTGCGCTGA
- a CDS encoding MFS transporter, producing the protein MDQPVPIPTQRRMPAPRPLRDRTTVPALAFGGMLMAVMQTVVIPLLPDLPRLTGASPGAVSWMVTATLLSGAVLTPVLGRAGDMYGKRRVLIAALGLMVLGSVMCALSSDIGVLITARALQGAASAVIPLSISILRDELPPERTGSAVALMSATVGIGAALGLPLAALIVQYADWHIMFWATAGLGATGMTAVWWAVRESPVREPGRFDVVGALGLAVGLVCLLLGIVEGGAWGWGSPRVLGLFLGAVGVLGLWWWQQLRTQQPLVDLRLVSRPRVGLSHVAALLTGFAFYSNSLVTAQLVQAPEATGYGLGLSIVETGLVLLPGGIVMLVFSPVSARVSAAYGPRVTLVIGTAVIALGYVVRIADSRDLWMIIVGAAVVGMGTTFAYSALPMLILGAVPPGQTASANGVNVLMRTIGQAMCSAAVVAVLVRHTSPVDGAPVPTLHGYLLAFGMAGVVALLACTAALTIPGDPVTGATRRARGRTPGARDGAMEGA; encoded by the coding sequence ATGGACCAGCCTGTCCCGATACCCACCCAACGCCGGATGCCCGCCCCGCGGCCCCTGCGCGACCGGACGACCGTTCCTGCGCTGGCGTTCGGCGGGATGCTCATGGCGGTCATGCAGACAGTGGTCATCCCGCTGCTGCCCGACCTGCCCCGGCTGACCGGCGCCTCACCCGGCGCGGTCTCCTGGATGGTGACCGCGACCCTGCTCTCCGGCGCTGTTCTCACCCCGGTGCTGGGCCGCGCCGGCGACATGTACGGCAAGCGGCGGGTACTGATCGCGGCCCTCGGGCTGATGGTCCTCGGCTCGGTCATGTGCGCCCTGTCCTCCGACATCGGCGTACTCATCACGGCACGCGCCCTGCAGGGCGCCGCGTCCGCCGTCATACCGCTCTCCATCAGCATCCTGCGCGACGAACTGCCGCCGGAGCGCACGGGAAGCGCGGTCGCGCTGATGAGCGCCACCGTCGGGATCGGCGCCGCCCTGGGGCTGCCGCTCGCCGCGCTGATCGTCCAGTACGCGGACTGGCACATCATGTTCTGGGCGACCGCGGGCCTCGGTGCGACAGGCATGACGGCAGTGTGGTGGGCGGTGCGCGAGTCGCCCGTCCGGGAGCCGGGCCGCTTCGACGTCGTGGGCGCGCTGGGGCTGGCCGTCGGGCTGGTGTGTCTGCTGCTCGGGATCGTCGAGGGCGGCGCGTGGGGGTGGGGCAGTCCGCGCGTCCTGGGGCTTTTCCTCGGTGCGGTCGGTGTGCTCGGCCTGTGGTGGTGGCAGCAGTTGCGCACCCAACAGCCTCTGGTGGACCTGCGGTTGGTGTCCCGGCCCCGGGTCGGCCTGTCCCATGTCGCCGCCCTGCTGACCGGGTTCGCCTTCTACTCCAACTCCCTGGTGACGGCCCAGCTTGTGCAGGCACCCGAGGCCACCGGGTACGGGCTCGGTCTGTCCATCGTGGAGACGGGCCTCGTCCTGCTGCCCGGCGGCATCGTCATGCTGGTGTTCTCGCCCGTCTCGGCCCGCGTCTCGGCGGCGTACGGGCCGCGCGTCACCCTGGTCATCGGTACGGCGGTCATCGCGCTCGGCTATGTGGTGCGCATCGCGGACAGCCGTGACCTGTGGATGATCATCGTGGGTGCCGCGGTCGTCGGCATGGGCACCACGTTCGCGTACTCGGCCCTGCCCATGCTGATCCTGGGGGCCGTACCGCCCGGCCAGACAGCCTCCGCCAACGGCGTCAACGTCCTGATGCGCACGATCGGCCAGGCCATGTGCAGCGCCGCGGTGGTCGCCGTGCTGGTACGCCACACCAGTCCGGTGGACGGCGCCCCGGTGCCCACCCTGCACGGCTACCTGCTGGCCTTCGGGATGGCGGGCGTTGTCGCCCTGCTGGCCTGCACGGCGGCCCTGACCATCCCCGGCGACCCGGTCACCGGCGCCACTCGGCGCGCCCGTGGCCGCACGCCGGGGGCCCGGGACGGGGCGATGGAGGGAGCATGA
- a CDS encoding DUF3105 domain-containing protein → MGTSNAKAKTAARRAHMEELRKTEQARERRMRLLTLGATAVILVGLAGGGWYLVDSAQDKEEAKAAPISGVKSWSKLTQNHVTKAVTYKMSPPVGGDHNQVWVNCDRQVYTKVVPNENAVHALEHGAVWITYNDKAAKADVETLSEKVTNTSYTFMSPYEDQSSPIVLSAWEHQLKVDKASDPRVAKFLDKYVQGAQTPEPGAACTNGMTP, encoded by the coding sequence ATGGGTACATCCAATGCCAAGGCGAAGACCGCGGCCCGCCGCGCCCACATGGAAGAGCTGCGCAAGACCGAGCAGGCCCGTGAGCGACGGATGCGTCTGCTCACGCTCGGCGCGACCGCCGTCATACTCGTCGGCCTGGCCGGCGGCGGCTGGTATCTCGTCGACTCCGCCCAGGACAAGGAAGAGGCGAAGGCGGCGCCGATCTCTGGCGTGAAGAGCTGGTCCAAGCTCACCCAGAACCACGTCACCAAGGCCGTCACCTACAAGATGAGCCCGCCGGTGGGTGGCGACCACAACCAGGTGTGGGTGAACTGCGACCGGCAGGTCTACACCAAGGTGGTCCCCAACGAGAACGCGGTGCACGCCCTTGAACACGGTGCCGTCTGGATCACGTACAACGACAAGGCGGCCAAGGCGGACGTCGAGACGCTCTCCGAGAAGGTGACCAACACGTCGTACACCTTCATGAGTCCGTACGAGGACCAGTCGTCGCCGATCGTGCTGAGCGCCTGGGAGCACCAGCTCAAGGTGGACAAGGCGTCGGACCCGCGGGTCGCGAAGTTCCTCGACAAGTACGTCCAGGGCGCGCAGACGCCCGAGCCCGGTGCCGCGTGCACCAACGGAATGACGCCGTGA
- a CDS encoding DUF6328 family protein encodes MVDADGEAGTRKRGRTETEDERADRMWGELIQEVRVAQTGVQILFGFLLTVVFTPRYPQLDQTEHTIYIITVVLGAAATGALIGPVSLHRIVSGRRVKPQAVRWASRLTFTGLVLLLATMTAALLLILRVATHDGYVPWLVAGIVAWYLACWFVVPLWTRHRYTD; translated from the coding sequence ATGGTGGACGCGGACGGCGAGGCCGGCACGCGCAAACGCGGGCGCACGGAGACAGAGGACGAGCGGGCCGACCGTATGTGGGGTGAACTCATCCAGGAGGTGCGGGTCGCCCAGACGGGTGTACAGATCCTGTTCGGCTTCCTGCTGACCGTGGTCTTCACCCCGAGGTACCCGCAGCTGGACCAGACGGAACACACGATCTACATCATCACCGTCGTGCTGGGCGCCGCCGCGACCGGCGCCCTGATCGGGCCGGTCTCCCTGCATCGGATCGTCTCCGGCCGCCGGGTCAAACCCCAGGCCGTGCGCTGGGCCTCGCGCCTGACCTTCACCGGCCTGGTGCTGCTGCTCGCCACGATGACCGCGGCGCTGCTCCTGATCCTCAGGGTGGCCACCCATGACGGGTACGTGCCCTGGCTGGTCGCGGGGATCGTCGCCTGGTACCTGGCCTGCTGGTTCGTGGTGCCGCTGTGGACGCGGCACCGCTACACGGACTGA
- a CDS encoding DUF6153 family protein, translating to MSAARVRRLATRHAHGGLPHLLGVLVLVLAAFAFSCAGALPSPDTGLSQSTSVSASAHAVHIADRDPCQEGPHHGCHAPGNHGVLNHAPFIGADRAAALDQPSSAPARLPLGPSRIPGTARPPDLHELQLLRV from the coding sequence ATGTCCGCTGCACGGGTGCGTCGCCTCGCGACACGGCATGCCCACGGCGGCCTCCCGCACCTGCTGGGCGTCCTGGTTCTCGTCCTCGCGGCGTTCGCGTTCTCCTGCGCCGGCGCCCTGCCCTCGCCGGACACCGGGCTCTCGCAGTCGACGTCGGTGTCGGCTTCGGCGCACGCCGTGCACATCGCCGACCGAGACCCCTGCCAGGAGGGCCCGCACCACGGCTGTCACGCCCCCGGGAACCACGGCGTCCTCAACCACGCGCCCTTCATCGGCGCGGACCGGGCCGCCGCACTGGACCAGCCGAGCAGCGCCCCCGCCCGGCTGCCGCTCGGCCCGTCGCGGATCCCGGGCACCGCCCGCCCTCCCGATCTCCACGAGCTGCAGTTGCTGCGGGTCTAG
- a CDS encoding FAD-dependent monooxygenase, translating into MKVACVGGGPAGLYLSILMKLQDPSHDITVYERDPAGSTYGWGVTYWRGLLDKLHEHDPESARAIGDASVSWNHGVAHVGDSATRQQSDEGFGIGRHKFLDILAGRARQLGVRLEFEHGITDADELADADLVVAADGVNSALREQHTEHFGAGLRAGRNRYIWLGTTKVFDAFTFGFKETEHGWIWCYGYGYSQDHSTCVVECSPETWSGLGLDRANEADGLALLEKLFDHLLDGHPLIGRSSADGAAQWLNFRTLTNRTWHHGNLVLLGDAAHTTHYSIGAGTTLALEDAIALAGALRTHPELPEALTAYEERRKSELLSIQSAARYSAQWYENLPRYIRLPPARMFALLGQRHSPLLPYVPPQLYYGIDRAAGRLEALRRFKRWLGPKLARTAQARALASPRTREEAEVSGK; encoded by the coding sequence GTGAAGGTCGCTTGTGTCGGAGGCGGGCCCGCCGGCCTGTATCTCTCGATCCTGATGAAGCTGCAGGATCCGTCCCACGACATCACCGTGTACGAGCGCGACCCGGCGGGCTCGACCTACGGCTGGGGCGTCACCTACTGGCGCGGACTGCTCGACAAGCTCCACGAGCACGACCCCGAGTCCGCGCGGGCCATCGGTGACGCCTCGGTGTCCTGGAACCACGGAGTCGCCCACGTGGGCGACAGTGCTACCCGGCAGCAGAGCGACGAGGGCTTCGGCATCGGCCGGCACAAGTTCCTCGACATCCTCGCCGGCCGGGCCCGACAGCTGGGCGTACGGCTGGAGTTCGAGCACGGGATCACCGACGCCGACGAGTTGGCCGACGCCGATCTCGTCGTGGCCGCCGACGGCGTCAACAGCGCGCTGCGCGAACAGCACACCGAACACTTCGGCGCGGGCCTGCGGGCCGGACGCAACCGGTACATCTGGCTCGGCACCACCAAGGTCTTCGACGCCTTCACCTTCGGCTTCAAGGAGACGGAGCACGGCTGGATCTGGTGCTACGGCTACGGCTACAGCCAGGACCACAGCACCTGCGTCGTCGAGTGCTCCCCCGAGACCTGGAGCGGGCTCGGCCTCGACCGGGCGAACGAGGCCGACGGCCTGGCCCTCCTGGAGAAGCTCTTCGACCACCTGCTGGACGGCCACCCCCTGATCGGCCGCTCCTCCGCGGACGGCGCCGCCCAGTGGCTCAACTTCCGCACCCTCACCAACCGCACCTGGCACCACGGCAACCTCGTCCTGCTCGGCGACGCCGCCCACACCACGCACTACTCCATCGGCGCAGGCACCACCCTCGCCCTGGAGGACGCCATTGCCCTGGCCGGCGCCCTGCGCACGCACCCAGAACTACCCGAGGCCCTCACCGCGTACGAGGAGCGGCGCAAGTCCGAACTGCTCTCCATCCAGAGCGCGGCCCGCTACAGCGCCCAGTGGTACGAGAACCTGCCGCGCTACATCCGGCTGCCCCCGGCCCGTATGTTCGCCCTGCTCGGCCAGCGTCACTCGCCCCTGCTGCCCTATGTGCCGCCCCAGCTCTACTACGGCATCGACCGGGCGGCGGGACGCCTCGAAGCGCTGCGCCGGTTCAAGCGGTGGCTCGGGCCGAAACTCGCGCGCACCGCGCAGGCACGGGCGCTGGCCTCCCCCCGTACCCGGGAAGAGGCCGAAGTCTCCGGAAAATAG
- a CDS encoding TetR/AcrR family transcriptional regulator: MSTVHTPPPPPTGPVPTPATTPRRDAEQTKAAILRAARHLLARHAQADITLKAVAERAGVSPPLILKYFGNKDALFARVMSFDQDADALLDAPLDDLGRHMVRHLLTGQTERGADPVLRIVFAPFQGDRGDIMRANFRTQVSDRLAGRLPGPDPGLRAELAVATLLGLGVMYGIARGTHLREAAIDDIVDRYAPTVQALLTP, from the coding sequence ATGAGCACCGTGCACACACCACCACCACCGCCGACCGGCCCCGTCCCGACCCCGGCCACGACTCCGCGCCGGGACGCGGAACAGACGAAGGCCGCCATCCTGCGCGCTGCCCGGCACCTCCTCGCCCGCCACGCGCAGGCCGACATCACGCTCAAGGCGGTCGCTGAACGGGCCGGCGTCAGCCCGCCGTTGATCCTCAAGTACTTCGGCAACAAGGACGCCCTCTTCGCCCGCGTCATGTCCTTCGACCAGGACGCCGACGCACTCCTCGACGCACCCCTGGACGACCTCGGCCGCCACATGGTCCGCCATCTCCTCACCGGCCAGACCGAGCGCGGCGCTGACCCCGTCCTGCGGATCGTGTTCGCCCCCTTCCAGGGCGACCGGGGCGACATCATGCGCGCCAACTTCCGCACCCAGGTGAGCGACCGCCTCGCCGGCCGCCTCCCCGGTCCCGACCCGGGCCTGCGCGCCGAACTGGCCGTCGCCACCCTGCTCGGCCTGGGCGTCATGTACGGCATCGCCCGCGGGACGCACCTGCGGGAGGCGGCGATCGACGACATCGTGGACCGCTACGCCCCCACCGTGCAGGCTCTGCTGACCCCTTGA
- a CDS encoding aldo/keto reductase → MDERVMGRSGQRASAIGLGTWQLGADWGDVEEKDALAVLDAAVESGVTFFDTADVYGDGRSEQTIATFLRGRPELDVLVATKMGRRLDQVPENYVLDNFRAWNDRSRRNLGVDRIDLVQLHCPPTPVYSSDEVFDALDTLVAEGRIARYGVSVETCAEALTAIARPGVTSVQIILNAFRMKPLAEVLPAAEKAGVGIIARVPLASGLLSGKYTKDTVFPESDHRTYNRHGESFDQGETFSGVDYATGVEAAAEFSALAPDGYTPAQLALRWILQQPGVTTVIPGARSAEQARANAATAALPPLSQETLTAIRDLYDRRIKAQVESRW, encoded by the coding sequence ATGGACGAGCGTGTAATGGGTAGGTCGGGTCAGCGGGCGTCGGCAATCGGCCTCGGAACGTGGCAGTTGGGCGCCGACTGGGGCGACGTGGAGGAGAAGGACGCCCTCGCGGTGCTGGACGCGGCGGTCGAGTCGGGAGTGACCTTCTTCGACACCGCCGACGTGTACGGCGACGGGCGCAGCGAACAGACCATCGCCACCTTCCTGCGGGGCAGGCCCGAGCTGGATGTGCTGGTCGCGACCAAGATGGGCCGTCGGCTCGACCAGGTCCCGGAGAACTACGTCCTCGACAACTTCCGTGCCTGGAACGACCGTTCGCGGCGCAACCTCGGCGTCGACCGGATCGACCTGGTCCAGCTGCACTGCCCGCCGACCCCGGTCTACTCCTCCGACGAGGTCTTCGACGCCCTGGACACCCTGGTCGCCGAGGGGCGCATCGCGCGGTACGGCGTCAGCGTCGAGACCTGCGCGGAGGCACTCACCGCGATCGCCCGCCCGGGCGTGACCAGCGTGCAGATCATCCTGAACGCGTTCCGTATGAAGCCCCTGGCCGAGGTTCTCCCGGCCGCCGAGAAGGCGGGCGTCGGCATCATCGCCCGGGTCCCGCTCGCCTCGGGTCTGCTGTCGGGCAAGTACACCAAGGACACGGTGTTCCCCGAGAGCGACCACCGCACCTACAACCGCCACGGCGAGTCCTTCGACCAGGGCGAGACCTTCTCGGGCGTCGACTACGCGACCGGCGTCGAGGCGGCGGCCGAGTTCTCCGCGCTCGCCCCGGACGGGTACACCCCGGCGCAGCTGGCCCTGCGCTGGATCCTCCAGCAGCCGGGTGTGACCACGGTGATCCCGGGCGCCCGCTCGGCAGAGCAGGCCCGCGCCAACGCGGCGACCGCCGCCCTGCCGCCGCTGTCGCAGGAGACGCTCACCGCGATCCGGGACCTCTACGACCGTCGGATCAAGGCGCAGGTGGAGAGCCGCTGGTAG